The window CGTTGAAAAGCTATGTTATCGAGTTTGTTAAAACAAACTTTAGACAAGACAGAGCTTTAGAAATAGAAGAGATTCAAAAGCGTTATGCTGGAAAGGAAGTTGAAGGTCTTCCGACAAAGCCGAGCGTGATAGCTGCAACTATTGACAGAGAAGACTTTGAGCTGCTCGTTGTAGAGGATGGCAAAGAATGTGTAAGCAGGCAAGAGATTGATAAATGGGCGGCCAGTTAAGATTAAGTATTGCAATTAAGCTAAATAAGTTAATATTAATATTAACATTAATATTATCATTAATATCAATACTAATATGAAACGAAGGGGGACTCCTTAATGGAGTCCCTCTTTTTCTTGCCCCCAGGGTAGTGGAGTGAAAAAACGGTCAGGGGGGAAGAGGGTTGGGTTGCTAGTAACTATATAATAACTCTCATGTGGGACTCCGGTTTCGTGTCCCCCCACCCCCATCGAACGCGCGTTCGTGCCGCGGGAAATAACGGGAAATGTTGGGAAATACCAGGAAATAGTCGGGAAATAATGGGAAATATTTTCTTTGTCAAGTCCTTTTTTCTCTTTTTTCGGTTATTTCCTGGAAATAATTGGTTGTTTTTAGCGAACGTTTATTCGTTTTTCCAACTTTCTACTATATAAGACAAAAAGGGGAAGGGGAACAAATGTTTCTGATAGGACTTTCGGCTTAAATATCGAATAAGGTATTGCATAGTCGATAAAAATGTAATATGATGTAATCAGTCGCAAGGCAATGACAGCGACTAGAAAAGAAAGTTAAAAAATGTTTCAAAAATGTATTGACTAATCAATTGCATATATGCTACGATATAGTCAATCAAGCGGCAAGGAAAGCCGATCCAATCGAATACCTATCTAGTTGATGCGCGGCAAGCCAATCGCTATAACCCAATTGAGATAGCACAGGCACACGCCAAACGGTCAAACCGGATAGTCGAGAAGGAAACGCTTTTTAACCCGCTAAATTGAAAACTTTCACATTTAATTGAAAATAAGCATTGACTATACTATTGAGTATATGATATAGTATGGTTAATCAAACAAAAAGGAGCGATGCCTATAAGGTAAGGTAGGATTTTGCCAGCAACATTTTTCATTCAATTTTTCATTCAATTTTTCATTAAGTTTTCAATCGACATTTTTCAAACCTTGTCACACTGTAAACCTAGTCATGCGTTCCTTGATAACTGCATATTAGTAATCGACTAGTCAATATAGTAGTCGCGTGAATCAACACGATATAAAAGCCCAAAGGGTTTACATGGGAGGCAGATCGAGTGACAGAAACGAGCCGAAAACCGTTGTATAAGCCGAGATATATAGAACGCTTATATAAGGCATACCATGAACCGCTACGTTAGGCACGATATGCAGTTAAATCGGGCAGGGTAGAGCCGCACAGACGGGTAAGGGGAACGTACCAGGACACACAGCACACACAACTAACTAAAAGGAAGTGAATGCCTATAAGAAAATATTAAACCGGAAATATGTATCTCTACAGAAGGTATAAGCTTTGTTTTTTGTTGCTTGTACCTTCAAATAGGGGTATAACAATCCCTAAAAATTTATAGAAAGGGGTTTTAGCAATGAAAAAGTATCTTGTCAAGTACACTTGTTGCGCTTTTGGTCAGTGGTCAGAGCATGAAAAAATCCTAACATACAGGGACTTACAAGACATCATAAAAAGCCCTGTTCACGCTGTTAGGGAAGTAAAGGAAATAAAGGAAGGGGATTCATGTACAAAGTAACTTACAGCTTTAAATTGAACGTAAACCGTCACACGCTGGAAAGGAAAGTAACGTTTCGTGAACTGTTGCCAATCATTAGAAACAAGTTTTACCGTATCGAAAAGGTGACTAAAATCTAATCCGAAAGGAAGAATCAAGATGCCAAATATTAAGTGTGTAAACTGTGAAAAAATAGTCATTGGCGGCGAATACCTTATCACGCATGACGGCGACATGGTTTGCTATGACTGTGAATATGACGGAGTTGTTCAATATTGTGAATGCTGTGACGAACTATTCTTTGACGATGAACTGAACCATGTTGGAAACGATGAAACCGTATGCGATAGCTGCATGAATGAGTATTACACCGAATGCGATAACTGTAATCACATCGGCCATGATGAAGACATGCACTTTGACAGAAACGGGGAATGTTTATGCGATAATTGCAGAGAGGATTATATACAATGCTATGCCTGCGAGGTATTCGTTCACGTTGAAAACTCAATTTATAACGATGCTCATGGGGATTGGTATTGCTATGATTGTGCGCCTAGTTCCATAATCCATGATTACAATTACAGCCCTGCTTTACAGTTTTTCGGAAATGCAGAAGGTAAAGACTATTACGGAGTGGAACTTGAAGTTGACCTGGGAGACGACTACAACAACCATGAGGATGTAGCAAGTAGCCTGGAAGGCTGGACGAGTGGGGAACTGTACTTTAAAGAAGATGGCTCACTCAATGACGGCTTTGAAATCATATCGCAGCCGTGTTCCTTTGAACACCACATGAACAATATAAACTGGAAAGGGATGCTAAACGACCTTAGAAATGAAGGATACAGATCGCACGATGTCGGTACATGTGGGATACATGTACATATAAGCCGCAAGGGGTTTGGCCAGACTTTTGACGAGCAGGATCTAAACATCATGAAATTGCTATTCATTGTAGAACGGCACTGGGACAAAATGGTTGCATTTTCAAGACGCACTGAA is drawn from Pueribacillus theae and contains these coding sequences:
- a CDS encoding amidoligase family protein, whose product is MPNIKCVNCEKIVIGGEYLITHDGDMVCYDCEYDGVVQYCECCDELFFDDELNHVGNDETVCDSCMNEYYTECDNCNHIGHDEDMHFDRNGECLCDNCREDYIQCYACEVFVHVENSIYNDAHGDWYCYDCAPSSIIHDYNYSPALQFFGNAEGKDYYGVELEVDLGDDYNNHEDVASSLEGWTSGELYFKEDGSLNDGFEIISQPCSFEHHMNNINWKGMLNDLRNEGYRSHDVGTCGIHVHISRKGFGQTFDEQDLNIMKLLFIVERHWDKMVAFSRRTERQLDSWAKSYVADSGMSREVICERELLETAKCAGRYYAINLNNRSTVEFRLFRGTLNINTFKATIQFVKALRDLVIDYSIEELQTMSWNGVARYLERQGYEELNRYLKQRGIEYKDVSTLSYESDRETA